One genomic window of Carassius gibelio isolate Cgi1373 ecotype wild population from Czech Republic chromosome A10, carGib1.2-hapl.c, whole genome shotgun sequence includes the following:
- the LOC128021512 gene encoding protein SREK1IP1 isoform X2 produces MFYGPNKDNIRAGCKRCGYPGHLTFECRNFVRVDPRKDIVLDVSSTSSEESEEEEQEAVSKEKNFDSSHSKGSHEDSRKEKSKKKSKDRSHRKTKKRSYSSSDDEEEVSKKKKKHKSHKKKGKKEKKEKEKKHKKKHKKNETESSSSDSSTGSSDTD; encoded by the exons ATGTTTTATG GCCCAAACAAGGACAACATCAGAGCAGGCTGCAAACGATGTGGATATC CTGGTCATTTGACTTTTGAATGTCGTAATTTTGTTCGCGTGGATCCGAGGAAGGACATAGTTTTGGATGTGAGCAGCACCAGCAGTGAGGAGAGTGAAGAAGAGGAGCAGGAGGCTGTCAGTAAAGAGAAGAACTTCGACAGTAGCCATTCAAAAG GCTCTCATGAAGATTCCcggaaagaaaaaagtaaaaagaaaagcaAGGACAGATCCCATCGTAAGACCAAAAAGAG GTCTTATTCATCAAGTGATGATGAGGAGGAAGtaagcaagaagaagaaaaagcacAAGAGTCACAAGAAGAAagggaaaaaggaaaaaaaggagaaagagaagaaacacaagaaaaaacataaaaagaatgAGACTGAATCCTCTTCATCTGACAGCTCTACTGGATCATCAGACACAGACTAA
- the LOC128021513 gene encoding placenta-specific gene 8 protein-like: MFQCTVEYPDSTEKDQIMEVTSQPAAFEPRDFHSGLMSCCDDMGVCCCGFFCLACLGCSIASDMNECCCCGLGMPIRSVYRTKYNIPGSMCNDWMVAYCCLGCAACQMKRDINIRKSNGTLKP; the protein is encoded by the exons ATGTTTCAGTGCACAGTGGAATATCCTGACTCAACTGAGAAAGATCAG ATCATGGAGGTCACATCTCAACCTGCTGCGTTTGAACCCCGAGACTTTCACTCGGGCTTGATGAGCTGCTGTGACGACATGGGTGTAT GCTGTTGTGGCTTCTTCTGTCTCGCTTGTTTGGGCTGCTCCATTGCTAGCGACATGAATGAGTGCTGCTGCTGCGGTTTAGGCATGCCGATCCGAAGCGTTTACAGAACTAAATACAACATACCa GGATCTATGTGTAATGACTGGATGGTTGCCTACTGCTGCTTGGGTTGTGCAGCCTGCCAGATGAAGAGAGACATCAACATAAGGAAGAGTAATGGGACACTGAAACCATGA
- the LOC128021512 gene encoding protein SREK1IP1 isoform X1, producing the protein MAVPGPNKDNIRAGCKRCGYPGHLTFECRNFVRVDPRKDIVLDVSSTSSEESEEEEQEAVSKEKNFDSSHSKGSHEDSRKEKSKKKSKDRSHRKTKKRSYSSSDDEEEVSKKKKKHKSHKKKGKKEKKEKEKKHKKKHKKNETESSSSDSSTGSSDTD; encoded by the exons ATGGCTGTCCCAG GCCCAAACAAGGACAACATCAGAGCAGGCTGCAAACGATGTGGATATC CTGGTCATTTGACTTTTGAATGTCGTAATTTTGTTCGCGTGGATCCGAGGAAGGACATAGTTTTGGATGTGAGCAGCACCAGCAGTGAGGAGAGTGAAGAAGAGGAGCAGGAGGCTGTCAGTAAAGAGAAGAACTTCGACAGTAGCCATTCAAAAG GCTCTCATGAAGATTCCcggaaagaaaaaagtaaaaagaaaagcaAGGACAGATCCCATCGTAAGACCAAAAAGAG GTCTTATTCATCAAGTGATGATGAGGAGGAAGtaagcaagaagaagaaaaagcacAAGAGTCACAAGAAGAAagggaaaaaggaaaaaaaggagaaagagaagaaacacaagaaaaaacataaaaagaatgAGACTGAATCCTCTTCATCTGACAGCTCTACTGGATCATCAGACACAGACTAA
- the LOC128021515 gene encoding placenta-specific gene 8 protein-like → MEVTSQPAAFAPRDFHTGLMSCCEDTSVCCCGFFCLACLGCSIASDMNECCCCGLGMPIRSVYRTKYNIPGSLCNDFWASYFCMPCAACQLKRDIDIRKRTGEF, encoded by the exons ATGGAGGTCACATCTCAGCCGGCTGCGTTTGCACCCAGAGACTTTCACACGGGCTTGATGAGCTGCTGTGAAGACACGAGCGTAT GCTGTTGTGGCTTCTTCTGTCTCGCTTGTTTGGGCTGCTCCATTGCTAGTGACATGAATGAGTGCTGCTGCTGCGGTTTAGGCATGCCGATCCGAAGCGTTTACAGAACTAAATACAACATACCa GGGTCCCTTTGTAATGACTTCTGGGCCAGTTACTTCTGCATGCCTTGTGCGGCCTGCCAATTAAAGAGAGACATTGACATCAGAAAGCGAACTGGAGAATTCTGA